The window TTTGACTAATTGACTTATTGAGCACCCTAGTCCACGCTCATGAAGGGAATCCAAAGGAGCTAGTCCAAGGCTTGTCCCACACTCTTGTAATATATGGGctctttaataaaataaaaggaaagaaagagtttgaaaagtcaaaaaaggagGTTGAAGGAAAGTGGGAGAAGCTTCGGCTGagtttaaaaagagagaaagagggagagaaaaggagCAGCGAGCAGAAACAGGGGAAGACGCGAAacaggggagaagagagaaagaagagaaaggaaaagggcaAAGAAAAAATTTGGCGCGCGTGACCGGACGCCTCATCAAGCCGACTCAAGTGTGTTTTGCAAGGCCGGTAAGAAATTGAAGCCTTTAATCACTTGCTTGAAGCAATTGCCGCAATTAGGGCTCGAAATTCAGATTTTTAGGTATTTGTATGGCGAAGCTATTTTTGAGTCGTTAAGCtgtaattttttagaaatggtactttgggatgttgtgaagctatagcatcttccggatcgtgatttgagcttgcgtTGTTCGGAatggaattttgaagttggaggCGCAATCGTACTGTAGCGAACAGTGGctttgagtctttttttttttgttatttccgGTACTGTTTTGGGGTGGCtgagttggggttgttgttgtacgttaagagagctttctaacAACTATAAGAGGGCTTGAaacggaattttgtggaggaagttatggcgtAATAGTTGGCGCATGGGCCGTGCCTGGCTGAAAATGATGGGTTTATGCTAAATTGTGAACTTTTGGGGCACGTAGGTGTTGTTTATCGACTAATAGGCCTAGTATAGACAAGTCGTTATAAGAATATTATTTTTACTCagctttttgatattttccgtTAATTGTTAGGAATCCGAATGCGTCGGTTCGTGTGAGCCGtatttgatttttggcttttccaggtgagtgacactatttcttgtattttaaactcatgttttgagaaaCGTGGTGGATTATATATTCCATGAGTTGAtaaaagcatattttgttgcattaaACAGGATCGAATTATTACTAACATTTTGTTATTCGAAGGGAGTTATATTCCAACTTCGATTTGAATAGTTGTTTGAAAAAggatttgtgaaattctttgtgaaagaatcttgaaatgttttggagaatgctttgatatttatatatcaaatttcgAGTGTAATATGATTCTCTTTCTAATGTTGGATTACTGGATATTGTGATATGATTCTCTTTTGAGTTGTTATTGTGCTCAATGTCTCTATGGACCCTGAGGGGTGTGGATATGCGCATACTAttctaggatatccttgtgggccgAGCTACCGGAAGCAATatgtggagaccttgccaagggaaTCTTGGTCGTCATTACACGGGCGCATGCGCGATCActagacatttgagcatgaattggtcaatggagtgaACCATTGACGTATGATTTGAGTTTGATCGGTGGAGTGGACCATCAATATgagttgatgagattaatcaatggaatagaccattgatgcatgttaCGAGATTGACTAATGGACTCGACCGTTGGTGCTTTcaatatttgaattatgatttGGTATTATGATAAAGTGAGTTATGTTTGTGTTTtaaaatgtgcatagtgatttctcgatccgcttagaagaaATGGGTTACTCACGGAGCCGAAATAGCTCACTCCTCTCATCTACTTATTTTTCAGGTTCTTGTTGAGTCACGAATAGGCGTGAGCGTTCGTTCGGGAGGACTTTTGGTGGAAATTTTGGGTATGGCTTATGCATAGATCATAAGTTTATAAGTTAGTCTTTGTAGAAGGTTTATGTTTTGATGTTTGTGGATTATAGATATACTCTGGTATTGTAACCAATTGCCccttttgtcaaatatatatatttggatgtatatatgttgatatcaGGTTGAAATTTGGTTACGTTGAGGCTGCATCCTTTGTAAAAGGGACGGTCGTGTCATGcccttcttcttgtgaatcggggtgtgacaccTTTTGTTTTGACTTAAGACGATCATGAAAGGCTCCACTCCTTTAAACTCAACCACAACCTGCATTTCTCCTCGCAGGCCATGGGCAATTCCACTCTTGAGCGAAACATTTTCGTTCACAGCTTACGAGTCCCTTGTTGCTCCATCCATCGAAAAATGTCCCTGTTTCAGTGCTCTGTTTCTTGCTCTTTCACCTGCTAATTCCTTCCCCAGCGCAAGCGAACGGTGATATAACCATCGGATCTTCTCTGACCGCGAAAAAGGACGACTCTTCATGGCTTTCACCTTCCGGGGACTTTGCATTCGGCTTTCGTACGCTACCTGCCAACCCCGACAACCACGGTGAGGTCTTCTTGCTCTCCATTTGGTATAACAAGATACCTTCGAGAACAATCGTCTGGTTCGCAAATGGAGATCATCCTGCACCTGAAAATTCGAAGCTAGAGTTCACTTCCGAAATTGGCCTGGTTCTCACTGATCCACGAGGGCAAAAGATTGTGGATATCAGAGAACATCGTCGGTACTATCTCGCATGCTACCTTCAACGACACAGGCAATTTTATTATTCTCGGTTCAAATTTGGAGAATCTATGGAAAGCTTGAAGATCCCGACGACACATTGCTTCCTTCACAAACGCTGGGAAAAAATAAGTACCTTTCCTCCTCGTCATCAGAAGCAGTTTTCAGAGGAAAATTCAGCTTTGGATGCTGGAGCGGAGACCTCACTCAACACCATAAACCTGCCTTCCAATGCAAACGAACCTTATTACAGCACTGGAACTGCCCGAGATTCGAACACGTCGAGCCCGGGAAAGAAGTCGTGTTACGATTCAGCTCTCCATTTGTTCTGAGAGAGAATGGCGATAAAGTTTACCTCTCGCAGGTGAAAGTACCTTCAGCATCAGATTTTTACCATAGAATTACGCTGAACTTTGATGGGGTTTTGACTCAATACGTACACCCCAAGAATTCATTTCTAATGGAACCTGGACCTCTCTGTGGTCTGAACCTGAAAATATATGCACTGCCGTTCTTGCTCCACGCGTGTTTGTGGCTACAACAGTATTTGTTCCCTGGGTAACAATAACAGGCCGAACTGTGGCTGCCTTGAAAAATACTTTGCTTGACCCCAACGATGAGTATGGCAGTTGCACACCTAACTTCACACTGAGTTGTGAGGAAGATGAAAAGAAGCAAGGTTCCATAGAGGATCTTTACACTTTCGTAGAGCTAGAGCACACGGGTTGGCCGACGTCTGATTATGCCCTGCTGAAGCCTTTCTCTGAAGACGAATGCAGAAACTCATGCCTGCATGATTGTAAGGTGCCGGTTTCAGAGATGGCAAGTTGCTGGAAAAAGAAGCTTCCCTGTCCAACGGAAGAGTTGATCCTAACTTGCAAGGAAAGTTCTAATCAAAGTCCGAAGCGTGACTCAACTCTTACAAACGATTTCCAATATCTGTTGTAATGAATCGTGCAGCGGGCGGATCATATTTTGTAATTAGCAGCTATaaatcgatcgaaataaaaCGAGAATACAGAAAAGGATAATGAAATTTAGACGTCGATTCGATACTGAATGTGGAAGCTACGTTTGTGAAAAAAAGCAAATCAATCACTATAACTCGGAAAATAGGATTACAATCACACATATGCATTCAAGTAAGTCAGCTTACTTTATACCCGATACCCGTGTTTAACAAAACAACTCAATGGATTCGACTCAACACAAAACCTCTCTAAGCTCTCGTCTCTCACActctctatcttcttcttctggctCTTTCTTGCGTAGCCGAGCTTCAGACGTCTTTCTCCTTTATCGGTGgaagtgaaggaaaaaagaaacaaacttgTATTCCCCAATTGTCAGAGCGTTGCCGATTCAAAGCATGCGTCTCCATGCATTTAATGTTAGCGTGTGAGCTGAGCAGCATGTACTGACACACGTAGAAGACCTTTTGCCTTCTCTCCTTCTTTATGCGCAACAAGACGAAAGAAGTCCACAAAAAGAGAAACCGTGAAAGAGGGAATTCGGCGCCTACAAGTGCTGACTCAACTTTATTCTTCTACaagcatgcatgcacatggccatgtgcatgcatttaatgaTGAAGAATTGGACGATCACCCCTTCAGATTTCATGCTGACAAATGAGAAGAATCCCATGGATTGAAGACTTTATTTCCAACGCCAAGATTGGACTTTTTTTCGGCTTCTATCGCACGCtccttaattttaattaaatatttcgCGGACGTTCTTCCTCGTTTCAGCGTGAAAATGTTTTGCGTTTATCGGGTATCATATAAACAGATTCAAACttaagacataatttaacaatatcCAATCCCAAAGGGAAGGATAAAAGACCACAATCGCAATTTTGATTTTCGTTGGATCAGTGCTATTCGCAACTTCTGTGTCCGTCAATTTTCTACTCATCGGTGCTCTCACTTGGGGTTTTTCTTTGTCTACCTCAACAAGCTCAAGAATATATCCACCAAAGAGAACTTCGTGAAATCAAATTTGCGTTATTTCACTTACCAAGAGCTTTTTGAGCCACGGATGGGTTCAAGGAAGAGGTAGGCCGGGGATCTTTCGGGATTGTTTATAAAGGGGTGATGTCCAACGATGCACCAATTGCCGTGAAGAAGCTAGCTAGTGGGATGCAAAACAAGGAGAGGGAGTTCAGAACAGAAGTCGATGTGATAGGCCAGACCTCTCACAAGAATCTGGTTAGATTACTTGGTTTCTGTGATGAAGGCCAAGAAAGGTTGCTCGTCTATGAGTTTTTGAGCAATGGCACACTATCAAGTCTCTCTTTTCAGGTGAATCCAAACCCAGTTGGATCCAGAGATGCCAAATTGCTTCAGGAATTGCCAGGGGATTACTATACTTGCATGAAGAGTGCACTACACAAATCATCCACTGCGATATAAACCACAGAACATACTTCTCGATGACTACTACAACGCGAGAATCTCTGATTTTGGACTTCAAGCTCCTGAAGATGAGCCAGAGCCATACTCAAACGAATATAAGAGGAACAAGAGGGTACATCGCTCCTGAATGGTTCAGGAACTTGCCCACCAGTGTGAAAGTGGATGTCTATAGCTACGGGGTGTTGCTTCTGGAGATAATATGCTGCAGGAGCTGTTTCAAGACTGAGGTGAGCAGAGAAAGTGAGGGAGGGCTCTTGACTGATTGGGCTTATGATTGCTTCATGCATGGAATGCTGGATGCTCTGGTTGAAGGTGACACGGAGGGTCTGAGTAACAGGGTGAAGCTGAAGAATTTGGTCATGATCACCTTATGGTGTATTCAAGAGGACCCTTCCTTGAGGCCAACGATGAAGAAGGTGACACAGATGCTGGAAGGAGCAGTGGAAGTGCCTGTCCCTCCATGTCCATTCCCCTTGAACAGCAGCACCTCCTCTTTCCTTCACCCAAATTGAACAGGGCTTAAGTGGTATGCtccatgaatcacaatttctcACGCTGGTCGTGAACATGTTATCTTCGCTACGTACATTTTAGCATCTTGCTGGGTAACTTACAAAGGAGGAGAACCTCCGGTCCAATGTAAGTTACTACAGTAATTTTATATgtaatcctagaaaataaaaataaggattATTTTGATAATGAATGTAGTACTGAAGGATGCAACTTAGAGGAATCAGTCGTGTAAAATTTTTAACTGTACAACTTGCATTACTATGCAATTCAATTTATAGACCAAATGAGTAAACACTGCCGCACAAGATCGTTTGCATCCTCAATTACCCAATACTCAACAAATCTGTTCACAATGACTTGAAACTAAGTCTGTTTGAAACAGAGGATGAGTGATATAATTAAAGCAGTCCTGAGTGAAATATGATTCCCAGTTCCCACTTTGTCATGACAAGAGGCAGGGGACTCAAGCACTGTATTATAGTCCCAGTGCAAAACAACTTGCATGGTTTAAAAGAACGGGATGCTTAATGCGTTGATACAGTGAGAATTTCCCAGCTCACACTGGTCTGCATAGATTCTGTACCTGTATGATCAGCATTCACCTGGACCACAGCTTGCACAAGATAGAGGAACCCAGACATCAAAACATGCGGAGTTTGGAAcaactgtacaaaattttacTTTCCCTATGCATAATGCGATGATGCACTCTACCAAGAAGATTGGGTTTTAGACTTCATCCTACACCCAAGTTCAAATGAGATAGAATTACGGGACGGTCCATGAAAAGATCTAGGCTCGGTCACTTTGGCAAACTATTAAACATTCGACTCATGAAACCTccatttaaatgaaaaaattcaagCAAGATGAGGCTTCCTTGGACATCAAGTGAAGTTAGTTTCAGCCTGTCGACTGGCGACAAATATGAAAGACATTGATACTAAGTGAAACATCTTTATTTTACGCACGGTTATTGAAGCTGAAGGAATGATGCTCTACTGGCAAGATGGATCGTtgtttttcagaaattttttgcagtATATTAAGGAGTGGAATAATACATGAGTGGAAGATGTGATTGAGGACACGCAGTGGAGACGGCCTTCTCCATGATCCACCGAGTTATTGGAAATTCAAGCTGCAATTACTGTGGTACTTTGAACcctaatttagttttttttttaatttttaatttttaatttttcttaatttttaaaaattttaaaattttaaaattttcttaattttttaaatttttgaatattttaaatctaatttaattaatttatattattatttacacgtataCAAGAAACATTGTCGTTTTTGCGTTTCTCCGTCTACATCGCgtatgcaaaacgacgtcgttgaaccaaactcgccggaaaattgccacgtcagccatttggccggattttcgccgagTAGCACTTACGTGTCTCATTTTACTCGatattggcatttaagtgtacaATTTTAAAGTTATAGCGGCTAAGTCATTCCTCCGCGGTGCTTACGCAGGCTCAATGCCCCAACTCGGGTTTTGGCATAGTATGTGCACCCCAGGAGCTCAAATACTGACGGAAGCTGGAGCATCCTCTGGACCCAACCCGACAACATATGCTCAGCCATTGTTTCTAGAAAGGGCATCGGAGTTTGTGGGTACAAATAGCATTTGCACTCTCGGAGAAAATAACAGGCCGAACTGTGGATGCCCTAACCGATACACCTTGGTCGATCCCAGTGATGAGCCCGGTAATTGCGCACTGAACTTCACTTTGAGCTCTTGTTTGGAAGATGAGGATAAGCGGAACCATGGTTCGGCCGAGGACATCTACGCTTTCGTGGAGCTGAAGAATACAGGTTTTCCTCCGGCCACTGCCAGTTATGCGCTTTTGGCGCCTTTCTCTGAGGATGAATGCAGGAACTCGTGCTTGCACGACTGCATGTGTGCGGTGGCTATTCACCGAGACGGCGTGAATTGCTGGAAGAAGAAGCCCTCTCTCCAATGGGAGAGTCGACCCCACCTTTAATGGGAAGGCCATGATCAAAGTCCTGAAAAGTGACCTCCCTCTACCTCCCACGAACGATTCCAATTCCAAATTCCCAATCCCAGAGCGGAAGGCGAAAGAGAAAAATCCCAGGACTTGGATTTTGGCAGGATCATTGCTCTTGGAAACTTCTGTTTTTGTCAATATCTTCATTGGTGCGAGCACTCTGGGTTTTTGCGTCATCTACCGCAAGAAGCCTGAGAAATAAACCCTAGAGAAACTCTAGTGGAGACGAATTTGCGGTGTTTCACTTACCAGGAGCTCTTCAAAGCCACGGACGGCTTCAAGGAAGAGCTAGGGAGGGGAGCCTTCGGGATTGTTTATAAAGGGTTTATTCCTAGTGATGTAGCAGTTGCTGTGAAGAAGCTGACTAACTTATTTCAGGACAAGGAGAAGGAATTCAGAACCGAAGTGAATGTGATCAGTCAGACCCATCACAAGAATCTGGTCAGGTTACTCGGCTTCTGCGATGAAGGGCAAGAGAGGTTACTGGTTTACGAACTGCACAACGGCACGCTGTCGAGCCTTCTCTTTACAGGTGAATCCAGACCCAGCTGGAACCAAAGATGCCAAATCGCTTCAGCAATTGCCAGAGGACTGCTCTACTTGCATGAAGATTGCGCTATGCAGATCATCCACTGCAACATCAAGCCACAGAACATCCTCCTCGATGAGTACTACAACGTGAGGATCTCCGATTTCGGATTGGCCAAGCTCCTGAAGATGGACCAGAGCTATACTCACAAACATCAGAGGAACAAGAGGGTATGTCGCTCCGAATGGTTCAGGAGCTTGCTAATCACTGCGAAAGTAGATGTTTATAGCTATGGGGTGTTGCTTCTGGAGATAATATGTTGTAGGAGTTGTTTGGGGGGCGAAATggtggagaaagagagagggagctcTTGACTGATTGGGCTTACGATTACTTTATGGATGGAAAATTGGATGCTTTCGTGGAAGGCGACATTGAAGCTTTGAGTGAGAAGGAGAAGCTGAAGAATTTGGCGATGGTTGCGTTTTGGTGCATACAAGAGGACCCATCGTTGAGGCCAACTATGAAGAAGGTGACTCAGATGCTGGACGGAGCAGTGGAAGTGCCGGTCCCTCCATGTCCATTCGATTTTAATGGTTGCACCACCGTCATTACTCAATGAGAGCTGAGCTCCAAGCTCTGAACTTTAATCTGCTTGTGCTGTGACGAGCATGCTATACCCCACCGCTTGTTTTGCAGCTTGAAGTGTTGCATTTTGTCTTCTGTGCAGTGTTTTGACTCTAAAACGCAGCAGAGTGATGCAAAGTTCTTTTCAAATGAGTATTGcaatttcatttgtcttgaatGGATTATCTGTAGTTGTTAAACCTAACAATGATTAGGATGTGGGACTTCCAGCGTTGAACATTGAAATTCTGCGTCACGCTAGACGTTGTTATCTGTTTGGAGTAGTATTTGTGAAGTTTATAATGTTATCAATGGATCAATGGTGCATAATGTCATGGACTGGTGAGCTCTTGAGTCACAGTCAGGGCTGATGGCCCTTAGCTCAAGGACCTGTGGCATGTACTATTCTCTGCTTTCGGCTGGTGTACCATCCGACCCGAGCGCGTAACCCTCTATGTAATATTTGGCTGGTGGggcacaaaagaagaaaaagaaacataagtaAAAAAGGAAGGGAGGAGGGCTCGGTTAAAAGGACAGCAGAGAGCTCCctcgaccgaaaaaaaaaaaaggagaaaaagaagaagaagaagaagggggaaagaagaaa of the Eucalyptus grandis isolate ANBG69807.140 chromosome 10, ASM1654582v1, whole genome shotgun sequence genome contains:
- the LOC120288822 gene encoding uncharacterized protein LOC120288822 is translated as MVHNVTGRESTRVTVRADSPRLKDLWRVLFCFHGVPPTQPTPVCSSFVCKQADSAQANGDITIGSSLTAKKDDSSWLSPSGDFAFGFRTLPANPDNHGEVFLLSIWYNKIPSRTIVWFANGDHPAPENSKLEFTSEIGLVLTDPRGQKIVDIREHRRYYLACYLQRHRQFYYSRFKFGESMESLKIPTTHCFLHKRWEKISTFPPRHQKQFSEENSALDAGAETSLNTINLPSNANEPYYSTGTARDSNTSSPGKKSCYDSALHLF
- the LOC120288823 gene encoding G-type lectin S-receptor-like serine/threonine-protein kinase RLK1 codes for the protein MPQLGFWHSMCTPGAQILTEAGASSGPNPTTYAQPLFLERASEFVGTNSICTLGENNRPNCGCPNRYTLVDPSDEPGNCALNFTLSSCLEDEDKRNHGSAEDIYAFVELKNTGFPPATASYALLAPFSEDECRNSCLHDCIETLVETNLRCFTYQELFKATDGFKEELGRGAFGIVYKGFIPSDVAVAVKKLTNLFQDKEKEFRTEVNVISQTHHKNLVRLLGFCDEGQERLLVYELHNGTLSSLLFTGESRPSWNQRCQIASAIARGLLYLHEDCAMQIIHCNIKPQNILLDEYYNVRISDFGLAKLLKMDQSYTHKHQRNKRELFGGRNGGERERELLTDWAYDYFMDGKLDAFVEGDIEALSEKEKLKNLAMVAFWCIQEDPSLRPTMKKVTQMLDGAVEVPVPPCPFDFNGCTTVITQ